From the genome of Phytohabitans rumicis, one region includes:
- the ruvA gene encoding Holliday junction branch migration protein RuvA, which produces MIASVRGLVASVSPDGAVIEVGGVGLSVHCAPGTLAGLRLGEQARLATSLIVREDSLTLYGFADDDEKQLFELLQTASGVGPRLAQAVLAVHSPDTVRRAIATADTATLTRVPGIGKKGAERLVLELRDRIGPVAVGTDTSAGVLVGAWHEQVRQGLVGLGWSAAQADQAVAAVAETVDGTVPPVPVLLKQAIRLLGKTR; this is translated from the coding sequence ATGATCGCGAGCGTACGAGGGCTGGTCGCGTCGGTGTCGCCGGACGGCGCGGTGATCGAGGTCGGCGGTGTCGGGCTCTCCGTGCACTGCGCGCCCGGCACGCTCGCCGGGCTGCGGCTGGGCGAGCAGGCGCGGCTCGCCACCAGCCTGATCGTGCGGGAGGACTCGCTCACCCTCTACGGTTTCGCCGACGACGACGAGAAGCAGCTCTTCGAGCTGCTGCAGACCGCGAGCGGCGTCGGGCCGCGGCTCGCGCAGGCGGTCCTGGCCGTGCACTCGCCCGACACGGTACGGCGGGCGATCGCCACCGCGGACACGGCGACGCTCACCCGCGTGCCCGGGATCGGCAAGAAGGGCGCCGAGCGCCTGGTCTTGGAACTGCGCGACCGGATCGGCCCGGTGGCCGTCGGCACCGACACCAGCGCCGGCGTGCTCGTGGGCGCCTGGCACGAGCAGGTGCGGCAGGGCCTGGTCGGGCTGGGCTGGTCGGCGGCGCAGGCCGACCAGGCGGTCGCCGCGGTCGCGGAGACCGTCGACGGCACGGTGCCGCCCGTGCCCGTATTGCTCAAGCAGGCCATCCGCCTGCTAGGAAAGACCCGATGA
- the ruvB gene encoding Holliday junction branch migration DNA helicase RuvB has product MSSEERLISAYATEAELDAEASVRPRRLADFIAQHRVRDQLDLLLRGAMGRGSPPDHILLSGPPGLGKTTLANIVAAELGSGIRVTSGPAIERSGDLAAIVTSLAEGDVLFIDEIHRIAKPAEELLYSAMEDFRVDVIVGKGPGATAIPLDVEPFTLVGATTRSGLLTGPMRDRFGFVAHLDFYSAADLRALLHRSARILGVPITDEGATEIAGRSRGTPRIANRLLRRVRDFAEVRADGVVNLETARAALQVYDVDDLGLDRLDRAVLTALVDSFRGGPVGLSTLAVAVGEQPDTVEEVCEPFLVRAGLLARTPRGRVATEAAWRHLGRNPPNGTFNSGTAGASDLFSQEP; this is encoded by the coding sequence ATGAGCAGTGAAGAGCGCCTGATCTCCGCGTACGCGACCGAGGCCGAACTCGACGCGGAGGCCAGCGTCCGCCCGCGACGGCTGGCCGACTTCATCGCCCAGCACCGCGTACGCGACCAGCTCGACCTGCTCCTGCGCGGTGCGATGGGCCGCGGCTCCCCACCCGACCACATCCTCCTCTCGGGGCCGCCTGGCCTAGGTAAAACGACGCTCGCCAATATTGTGGCGGCGGAGCTGGGGTCGGGGATCCGGGTGACCAGCGGGCCGGCGATCGAGCGCTCCGGCGACCTGGCCGCGATCGTCACCAGCCTGGCCGAGGGCGACGTGCTCTTCATCGACGAGATCCACCGGATCGCCAAGCCGGCCGAGGAGCTGCTCTACAGCGCGATGGAGGACTTCCGGGTCGACGTCATCGTGGGCAAGGGGCCGGGCGCGACCGCGATTCCACTCGACGTCGAGCCGTTCACGCTGGTGGGCGCCACCACCCGGTCCGGGCTGCTGACCGGCCCGATGCGCGACCGGTTCGGGTTCGTCGCCCACCTGGACTTTTACTCGGCGGCCGACCTGCGGGCGCTGCTGCACCGCTCGGCGCGCATCCTGGGCGTACCGATCACCGACGAGGGCGCGACGGAGATCGCCGGGCGCTCGCGCGGAACGCCGCGCATCGCCAACCGCCTGCTGCGCCGGGTGCGCGACTTCGCCGAGGTCCGCGCGGACGGTGTGGTCAATCTGGAGACGGCCCGCGCGGCCCTTCAGGTGTACGACGTGGACGATCTCGGCCTCGACCGGCTCGACCGGGCGGTGCTGACGGCGCTGGTCGACTCGTTCCGCGGCGGGCCGGTCGGGCTGTCCACGCTCGCGGTCGCGGTGGGGGAGCAGCCGGACACCGTGGAAGAGGTGTGCGAGCCGTTCCTGGTGCGCGCCGGGCTGCTGGCCCGCACGCCGCGGGGACGCGTCGCCACCGAGGCGGCATGGCGTCATCTCGGAAGAAATCCCCCAAATGGTACGTTCAATAGCGGTACTGCGGGGGCGTCGGACCTGTTCAGCCAGGAGCCATAG
- the ruvC gene encoding crossover junction endodeoxyribonuclease RuvC, whose amino-acid sequence MRVLGVDPGLTRCGVGVVEGVPGRPCTLVAYYVIHTDPADDLSLRLLHLDRTLTDLVAEHQPRSVAVERVFSQHNVRTVMGTAQASAVAVLAGARAGLPVSTYTPSEVKAAITGSGQADKAQVTSMVTRLLRLDAPPRPADAADALALAICHIWRGGTQSKLAAAVAKTRGGAR is encoded by the coding sequence GTGCGGGTGCTGGGCGTCGACCCGGGGCTGACCCGGTGCGGGGTCGGCGTCGTCGAGGGCGTCCCGGGCCGGCCGTGCACCCTGGTCGCGTACTACGTGATCCACACCGACCCCGCCGACGACCTGTCGCTGCGCCTGCTCCACCTGGACCGCACCCTCACCGACCTGGTCGCCGAGCACCAGCCGCGCAGCGTCGCCGTCGAGCGGGTCTTCAGCCAGCACAACGTGCGGACCGTCATGGGCACCGCGCAGGCCAGCGCCGTCGCGGTCCTGGCCGGGGCGCGCGCCGGACTGCCCGTCAGCACGTACACGCCGAGCGAGGTCAAGGCGGCCATCACCGGCTCGGGCCAGGCCGACAAGGCGCAGGTCACGTCGATGGTGACCCGGCTGCTGCGGCTGGACGCCCCGCCCCGCCCGGCGGACGCGGCCGACGCCCTCGCGCTGGCGATCTGTCACATCTGGCGCGGTGGCACCCAGTCCAAGCTGGCCGCCGCGGTGGCGAAGACCAGGGGAGGAGCACGATGA
- the yajC gene encoding preprotein translocase subunit YajC — translation MPILMIVLLFGVMYFMMIRPQQKRRREAEQMQNTIGPGAEVVTIGGLYGTVVSVENETVTLEVAPGVHTRYARPAIARVVTKAEPVAVPVEKAADEADVKD, via the coding sequence ATGCCGATTCTTATGATCGTCCTGCTCTTCGGCGTCATGTACTTCATGATGATCCGGCCCCAGCAGAAGCGGCGCCGCGAGGCCGAGCAGATGCAGAACACGATTGGTCCGGGCGCCGAGGTTGTCACCATCGGCGGGCTCTACGGCACCGTCGTGAGCGTCGAGAACGAGACGGTCACCCTTGAGGTCGCCCCCGGCGTGCACACCCGCTACGCCCGCCCGGCGATCGCCCGCGTGGTCACCAAGGCGGAGCCGGTCGCCGTACCCGTGGAGAAGGCCGCAGACGAGGCGGACGTCAAGGACTAG